In Euphorbia lathyris chromosome 9, ddEupLath1.1, whole genome shotgun sequence, the following are encoded in one genomic region:
- the LOC136206476 gene encoding uncharacterized protein → MNPHRKKTHKGKDRDNKAEKLCTHCKRNRHTKDECFLIHGFPDWFKGNKNSSNSENSNSTALYSRDSPLEVDNSDDEVEYRTHSSTAKSMEKDVLRLVSQEVQRLLKGKDLASSSNSNKSDFTAFAACGPGL, encoded by the exons ATGAATCCACACagaaaaaaaactcataaaggAAAGGATAGAGATAACAAGGCTGAGAAGTTATGCACTCACTGCAAAAGAAATAGACATACTAAGGATGAATGTTTCTTAATCCATGGATTTCCTGACTGGTTCAAAGGAAATAAAAACTCCTCTAATAGCGAGAATTCCAACTCTACTGCTTTGTATAGCAGGGACAGTCCACTTGAAGTTGATAATAGTGATGATGAAGTTGAATACCGTACTCATTCCTCAACTGCAAAATCAATGGAGAAAGATGTTCTTCGCCTAGTGAGTCAAGAAGTGCAGCGATTACTCAAAGGCAAAGATTTAGCATCTAGCAGCAACAGTAACAAATCTGATTTCACAGCCTTTGCTGCATGTG GACCAGGCCTCTAA